A section of the Castanea sativa cultivar Marrone di Chiusa Pesio chromosome 12, ASM4071231v1 genome encodes:
- the LOC142619774 gene encoding two-component response regulator-like APRR5 isoform X1 has product MDEVVVSSEEMELRAESETEMEMEMEEEKYETESETAENKKMRKKTKKLRKRKGWNSSGVARWENFLRRMRLRVLLIEADDSTRQIIGALLRKCSYRVTAVPDGLKAWEILRGRPHNIDLILTEVDLPAISGFALLTLIAEHEICKNIPVIMMSAQDSVSTVYKCMLRGAADYLVKPIRRNELKNLWQHVWRKQSSNLGINDPQDESVAQQQLEATSENNAASKRSNGRMACIQRNTEQIEKGSDEQSSCTKPEVEAESVRVENMQEFSQPKWGKSFPSDIISQNKEEYLNFGQKFLTHGSEAEGSEVDTCKDDNTTPPGKDIRPESHNRDAIITNEDFDNNYVLVNSSRKAIDLIGSFHNYPNCSSEGTSKFDSLPQLDLSLRRSHFSGFCNSYTEERRTLGTSNASAFTRYTNRASQTPQTKIANACNHQKEYGTNSEQMLSNTFTSCSSDNPGITQRSIISLAAGHSKESEVATSCSQQKVFPVPIPVKGIRVNNLYTGFGSALPPMFCTQSGSSPTPSSNSVPQQEPSFQMNILYQSSLENNNFEQQCDPHGQNTNDAANQNVYKQEHKLDPLEDRGHLSSATDQSASSSFCNGGVSHHNSIGYGSGCGSNSNVDHVAFVGAAPESKNEEGFYPQNGSAHRSFQREAALAKFRLKRKERCYEKKVRYESRKKLAEQRPRVKGQFVRQVHIDPSPSEIDGNSYDG; this is encoded by the exons ATGGATGAGGTGGTGGTGAGTAGTGAGGAAATGGAACTGAGAGCAGAGAGTGAGAcagagatggagatggagatggaggaAGAGAAGTATGAGACAGAGAGTGAGACTGCAGAGAATaagaagatgaggaagaagactaagaagcttAGGAAGAGAAAAGGTTGGAATTCAAGTGGGGTGGCGAGGTGGGAAAATTTCTTGCGGAGGATGAGGCTGAGGGTGTTGCTGATTGAGGCTGATGATTCCACCAGACAGATCATAGGGGCGCTTCTTAGAAAGTGTAGCTACAGAG TTACTGCTGTTCCTGATGGCTTAAAAGCTTGGGAGATACTGAGGGGAAGACCCCATAACATAGACCTTATATTGACAGAAGTGGATTTGCCAGCCATATCTGGATTTGCTCTTCTGACGCTAATCGCGGAGCATGAGATTTGCAAAAACATCCCAGTCATAA TGATGTCCGCACAGGATTCAGTAAGCACAGTTTATAAATGCATGTTGAGAGGTGCAGCTGACTATCTTGTTAAGCCTATTAGAagaaatgagttgaaaaatttgTGGCAGCATGTTTGGAGAAAACAATCT TCAAATTTGGGCATAAATGATCCCCAAGATGAGAGTGTTGCACAACAACAGCTAGAGGCCACTTCTGAAAACAATGCTGCCAGTAAACGTTCGAATGGTCGGATGGCTTGTATTCAGAGAAATACTGAACAAATTGAAAAAGGGAGTGATGAACAG AGCTCTTGCACGAAGCCAGAGGTGGAAGCTGAAAGTGTCCGTGTGGAAAATATGCAGGAATTCTCTCAGCCAAAATGGGGCAAATCGTTTCCAAGTGACATAATTTCGCAAAACAAAGAAGAATACTTGAATTTTGGCCAGAAATTTCTTACGCATGGGAGTGAAGCAGAAG GATCAGAGGTGGATACCTGCAAGGATGATAACACAACTCCTCCTGGCAAGGATATAAGACCAGAAAGTCATAATAGGGATGCTATTATCACTAATGAGGATTTTGACAATAATTATGTCCTTGTCAACTCTTCTAGAAAAGCCATTGATTTGATTGGATCATTCCATAACTATCCAAACTGCAGCAGTGAAGGCACAAGCAAGTTTGATTCTTTGCCACAATTGGATCTTTCATTGAGAAGATCTCATTTCAGTGGCTTTTGTAATTCATATACTGAAGAAAGGCGTACCCTTGGGACTTCTAATGCCTCAGCCTTTACGAG GTACACTAACAGGGCATCACAGACTCCACAAACAAAAATTGCCAATGCTTGTAATCATCAGAAAGAATATGGAACAAATTCTGAACAAATGTTATCCAATACCTTTACTTCTTGTAGCTCTGATAATCCTGGTATCACCCAAAGAAGTATTATCTCTCTAGCTGCTGGTCATTCTAAAGAATCTGAAGTTGCAACTTCATGCTCTCAACAGAAAGTATTTCCTGTGCCAATTCCAGTGAAAGGTATAAGAGTTAATAATCTATACACGGGGTTTGGTTCTGCTCTTCCTCCAATGTTTTGTACACAATCTGGTTCATCACCAACGCCAAGTTCAAATTCAGTCCCACAGCAGGAACCCTCATTTCAAATGAATATACTTTATCAGTCAAGtcttgaaaataataattttgagcAGCAGTGTGACCCACATGGTCAAAACACAAATGATGCTGCAAACCAGAATGTGTACAAGCAGGAACACAAATTGGATCCTTTGGAGGACCGAGGGCATTTATCTTCAGCGACTGATCAGAGTGCAAGTAGTAGTTTCTGTAATGGTGGTGTAAGTCATCATAATAGCATCGGGTACGGAAGTGGTTGTGGAAGTAACAGCAATGTTGATCATGTTGCTTTTGTGGGGGCTGCTCCCGAGAGCAAGAATGAAGAAGGTTTCTATCCTCAAAATGGAAGTGCACACCGATCCTTCCAAAGAGAAGCAGCTTTAGCCAAGTTTCGCTTGAAGCGGAAAGAAAGATGCTATGAGAAGAAG GTACGGTATGAGAGCAGAAAAAAACTTGCAGAGCAGCGTCCCAGAGTAAAAGGTCAGTTTGTTCGACAAGTGCACATTGATCCATCACCTTCAGAAATTGACGGCAATTCGTACGATGGTTAG
- the LOC142619774 gene encoding two-component response regulator-like APRR5 isoform X2, which yields MDEVVVSSEEMELRAESETEMEMEMEEEKYETESETAENKKMRKKTKKLRKRKGWNSSGVARWENFLRRMRLRVLLIEADDSTRQIIGALLRKCSYRVTAVPDGLKAWEILRGRPHNIDLILTEVDLPAISGFALLTLIAEHEICKNIPVIMMSAQDSVSTVYKCMLRGAADYLVKPIRRNELKNLWQHVWRKQSSNLGINDPQDESVAQQQLEATSENNAASKRSNGRMACIQRNTEQIEKGSDEQSSCTKPEVEAESVRVENMQEFSQPKWGKSFPSDIISQNKEEYLNFGQKFLTHGSEAEEVDTCKDDNTTPPGKDIRPESHNRDAIITNEDFDNNYVLVNSSRKAIDLIGSFHNYPNCSSEGTSKFDSLPQLDLSLRRSHFSGFCNSYTEERRTLGTSNASAFTRYTNRASQTPQTKIANACNHQKEYGTNSEQMLSNTFTSCSSDNPGITQRSIISLAAGHSKESEVATSCSQQKVFPVPIPVKGIRVNNLYTGFGSALPPMFCTQSGSSPTPSSNSVPQQEPSFQMNILYQSSLENNNFEQQCDPHGQNTNDAANQNVYKQEHKLDPLEDRGHLSSATDQSASSSFCNGGVSHHNSIGYGSGCGSNSNVDHVAFVGAAPESKNEEGFYPQNGSAHRSFQREAALAKFRLKRKERCYEKKVRYESRKKLAEQRPRVKGQFVRQVHIDPSPSEIDGNSYDG from the exons ATGGATGAGGTGGTGGTGAGTAGTGAGGAAATGGAACTGAGAGCAGAGAGTGAGAcagagatggagatggagatggaggaAGAGAAGTATGAGACAGAGAGTGAGACTGCAGAGAATaagaagatgaggaagaagactaagaagcttAGGAAGAGAAAAGGTTGGAATTCAAGTGGGGTGGCGAGGTGGGAAAATTTCTTGCGGAGGATGAGGCTGAGGGTGTTGCTGATTGAGGCTGATGATTCCACCAGACAGATCATAGGGGCGCTTCTTAGAAAGTGTAGCTACAGAG TTACTGCTGTTCCTGATGGCTTAAAAGCTTGGGAGATACTGAGGGGAAGACCCCATAACATAGACCTTATATTGACAGAAGTGGATTTGCCAGCCATATCTGGATTTGCTCTTCTGACGCTAATCGCGGAGCATGAGATTTGCAAAAACATCCCAGTCATAA TGATGTCCGCACAGGATTCAGTAAGCACAGTTTATAAATGCATGTTGAGAGGTGCAGCTGACTATCTTGTTAAGCCTATTAGAagaaatgagttgaaaaatttgTGGCAGCATGTTTGGAGAAAACAATCT TCAAATTTGGGCATAAATGATCCCCAAGATGAGAGTGTTGCACAACAACAGCTAGAGGCCACTTCTGAAAACAATGCTGCCAGTAAACGTTCGAATGGTCGGATGGCTTGTATTCAGAGAAATACTGAACAAATTGAAAAAGGGAGTGATGAACAG AGCTCTTGCACGAAGCCAGAGGTGGAAGCTGAAAGTGTCCGTGTGGAAAATATGCAGGAATTCTCTCAGCCAAAATGGGGCAAATCGTTTCCAAGTGACATAATTTCGCAAAACAAAGAAGAATACTTGAATTTTGGCCAGAAATTTCTTACGCATGGGAGTGAAGCAGAAG AGGTGGATACCTGCAAGGATGATAACACAACTCCTCCTGGCAAGGATATAAGACCAGAAAGTCATAATAGGGATGCTATTATCACTAATGAGGATTTTGACAATAATTATGTCCTTGTCAACTCTTCTAGAAAAGCCATTGATTTGATTGGATCATTCCATAACTATCCAAACTGCAGCAGTGAAGGCACAAGCAAGTTTGATTCTTTGCCACAATTGGATCTTTCATTGAGAAGATCTCATTTCAGTGGCTTTTGTAATTCATATACTGAAGAAAGGCGTACCCTTGGGACTTCTAATGCCTCAGCCTTTACGAG GTACACTAACAGGGCATCACAGACTCCACAAACAAAAATTGCCAATGCTTGTAATCATCAGAAAGAATATGGAACAAATTCTGAACAAATGTTATCCAATACCTTTACTTCTTGTAGCTCTGATAATCCTGGTATCACCCAAAGAAGTATTATCTCTCTAGCTGCTGGTCATTCTAAAGAATCTGAAGTTGCAACTTCATGCTCTCAACAGAAAGTATTTCCTGTGCCAATTCCAGTGAAAGGTATAAGAGTTAATAATCTATACACGGGGTTTGGTTCTGCTCTTCCTCCAATGTTTTGTACACAATCTGGTTCATCACCAACGCCAAGTTCAAATTCAGTCCCACAGCAGGAACCCTCATTTCAAATGAATATACTTTATCAGTCAAGtcttgaaaataataattttgagcAGCAGTGTGACCCACATGGTCAAAACACAAATGATGCTGCAAACCAGAATGTGTACAAGCAGGAACACAAATTGGATCCTTTGGAGGACCGAGGGCATTTATCTTCAGCGACTGATCAGAGTGCAAGTAGTAGTTTCTGTAATGGTGGTGTAAGTCATCATAATAGCATCGGGTACGGAAGTGGTTGTGGAAGTAACAGCAATGTTGATCATGTTGCTTTTGTGGGGGCTGCTCCCGAGAGCAAGAATGAAGAAGGTTTCTATCCTCAAAATGGAAGTGCACACCGATCCTTCCAAAGAGAAGCAGCTTTAGCCAAGTTTCGCTTGAAGCGGAAAGAAAGATGCTATGAGAAGAAG GTACGGTATGAGAGCAGAAAAAAACTTGCAGAGCAGCGTCCCAGAGTAAAAGGTCAGTTTGTTCGACAAGTGCACATTGATCCATCACCTTCAGAAATTGACGGCAATTCGTACGATGGTTAG